The Streptomyces pactum genome contains a region encoding:
- a CDS encoding DUF6221 family protein, whose protein sequence is MDDLVQWLRSQLDEDERTARTACEYAEAEWRLDEDGETVLWWPPEPHIAEKEREKGLPVVSDHWRGQTISPGGTRIAPHIAEHDPARVLREIDAKRQMLARVVNHANLMGRDEIHGDLLRLLALPYADRPGYRKEWRP, encoded by the coding sequence ATGGATGACCTGGTGCAGTGGCTGCGCTCGCAGCTCGACGAGGACGAGCGGACCGCCCGGACTGCGTGCGAGTACGCCGAGGCCGAGTGGCGGCTGGATGAGGACGGCGAGACGGTCTTGTGGTGGCCGCCCGAGCCTCACATCGCGGAGAAGGAGCGCGAGAAGGGGCTGCCCGTCGTTTCGGACCACTGGCGCGGCCAGACCATCTCGCCGGGCGGGACGCGCATCGCTCCACACATCGCGGAGCATGATCCGGCGCGGGTGCTGCGCGAGATCGACGCCAAGCGGCAGATGCTCGCCCGTGTCGTGAACCACGCGAACCTGATGGGGCGGGACGAGATCCACGGCGACCTGTTGCGCCTACTCGCCCTGCCCTACGCCGACCGGCCCGGCTACCGCAAGGAGTGGCGGCCGTGA
- a CDS encoding DnaB-like helicase N-terminal domain-containing protein translates to MEDNVRPFPRATADEDVPNRTPPRDQAAEHAVLGSMVLSANVIPDVVEILEGREFYWPIHETIYKAIVGLATSGQPVDPITLADDLRRTGDLTRIGGPAYLHDLLNAVPSAANGPYYAEKIRDAYIRREVLRATADAETKLRSGEGELADVLDFVQEKINRAVEGTGPRTSSDTATGWTFSDLTPVLDGTHKPQQPTIGARDDGIGLFYPGRVNGIQGESEAGKSWVALVSCLVEMNRGNHVAYLDFEDSEAGVVSRLLLIGANPDDIARLFHYVRPGSTPTPVQLRQFIARIGDLGPSLIIVDGVTEAMVMMGLELKENTEIAKFGRMLLRPLADTGAAVVPLDHVVKSTESRGRYALGGVHKLNAVDGVQYMLEAVRPFGINTEGRSRLRVAKDRPAQIRRHALPGGRNPMHWFADLVIRSEGEEFAAAHLYPPVQHNDDPQETAAVKDKAAQEEADIKDREAAVLDVLAKATEPMSKNALEELIPGRASVTRRALTRLVHAGRVVTEQGPRKATLHRLPPTGGEKA, encoded by the coding sequence GTGGAGGACAACGTCCGCCCCTTCCCGCGCGCCACGGCGGACGAGGACGTCCCGAACCGGACACCCCCGCGGGACCAAGCGGCAGAGCACGCCGTACTCGGCAGCATGGTGCTCTCCGCGAACGTGATCCCCGACGTCGTCGAGATCCTCGAAGGCCGCGAGTTCTACTGGCCGATCCACGAGACGATCTACAAGGCCATCGTCGGCCTTGCCACCAGCGGCCAACCTGTCGACCCCATCACCCTCGCCGACGACCTGCGCCGCACTGGCGACCTCACCCGCATCGGTGGCCCCGCCTACCTGCACGACCTCCTGAACGCCGTCCCCAGCGCGGCCAACGGCCCCTACTACGCCGAGAAGATCCGCGACGCCTACATCCGCCGCGAAGTCCTCCGCGCCACCGCCGACGCCGAGACCAAGCTCCGCTCCGGCGAAGGCGAACTCGCCGACGTCCTCGACTTCGTCCAAGAGAAGATCAACCGGGCCGTCGAAGGCACCGGCCCCCGCACCAGCAGCGACACCGCCACCGGCTGGACGTTCTCCGACCTCACACCCGTCCTCGACGGCACCCACAAGCCCCAGCAGCCCACCATCGGCGCCCGCGACGACGGCATCGGCCTCTTCTACCCGGGCCGCGTCAACGGCATCCAGGGCGAGTCCGAGGCCGGGAAGTCATGGGTCGCCCTCGTCTCCTGCCTCGTCGAGATGAACCGCGGCAACCACGTCGCCTACCTCGACTTCGAGGACTCCGAGGCCGGCGTCGTCTCCCGGCTCCTCCTCATCGGCGCCAACCCCGACGACATCGCCCGCCTGTTCCACTACGTCCGCCCCGGCAGCACCCCCACCCCCGTGCAGCTGCGCCAGTTCATCGCCCGCATCGGCGACCTCGGCCCGTCCCTGATCATCGTCGACGGCGTCACCGAGGCCATGGTGATGATGGGCCTGGAGCTGAAAGAGAACACGGAAATCGCCAAGTTCGGCCGGATGCTCCTCCGCCCCCTGGCCGACACCGGCGCCGCAGTCGTCCCCCTCGACCACGTCGTCAAGTCCACCGAGTCACGCGGCCGCTACGCCCTCGGCGGCGTCCACAAGCTCAACGCCGTCGACGGCGTCCAGTACATGCTCGAAGCCGTCCGCCCCTTCGGCATCAACACCGAAGGCCGCAGCCGCCTGCGGGTCGCCAAGGACCGACCCGCACAGATCCGCCGCCACGCCCTCCCCGGCGGCCGCAACCCCATGCACTGGTTCGCCGACCTCGTCATCCGCTCCGAGGGCGAGGAGTTCGCTGCCGCCCACCTGTACCCGCCCGTCCAGCACAACGACGACCCGCAGGAGACCGCGGCCGTCAAGGACAAGGCCGCCCAGGAGGAGGCCGACATCAAGGACCGGGAGGCCGCCGTCCTCGACGTCCTCGCCAAGGCGACCGAGCCGATGAGCAAGAACGCCCTCGAGGAACTCATCCCGGGCCGCGCCTCCGTCACCCGCCGCGCGCTGACCCGACTCGTCCACGCCGGCCGTGTCGTCACCGAGCAGGGCCCCCGCAAGGCGACCCTCCATCGGCTCCCCCCGACAGGCGGTGAGAAGGCGTGA
- a CDS encoding WhiB family transcriptional regulator — MSSLDWMARAACIGVDPRAFYANGLHAREQVNAAKKVCNTCPVAAQCAAWAIQTGEKWGVWGGMSQQQLRQRRRRSRPGTRGKAAA; from the coding sequence ATGAGCAGCCTCGACTGGATGGCCCGCGCCGCCTGCATCGGGGTCGACCCCCGCGCCTTCTACGCCAACGGTCTGCACGCCCGCGAGCAGGTCAACGCCGCCAAGAAGGTCTGCAACACCTGCCCCGTCGCCGCCCAGTGCGCCGCCTGGGCCATCCAGACCGGCGAGAAGTGGGGCGTCTGGGGCGGCATGAGCCAACAGCAGCTCCGCCAGCGCCGCCGCCGCTCGCGCCCCGGCACCCGCGGAAAGGCGGCGGCATGA